TCGTACATTATTAGAGAAACCATTGCTTCAAACACtcacaaatcaaacatttgGCTGTATTTAAGGAACCTGCTGTGCTCTTAAAAACTGTCAAGGTGAAATGATTGGACGATGCTACAGGAAGGAAGGGGAACCTGTGCTGCTCTTCATCTTAAACATTAAGACTCATGTtggcttttaaatgtattagaTTCATACGCTTACATCAAAATTATGTTATTTCTCACCTCCTCCTTTTTGACAACATAAGAAATTAATTacatgatcattattattattatcattcatttGTAATATGTCTCATCTGAAGCATAGTGCAGTTTTCATTAAATCTTTATGCTGTATTTTGAAATTAAAGTTTCACATTGGGTTAAATTTTTCCCTATAGATGAACTTGTGCAATACCCATTCTTTAAACGTTCAGTCATaatacacaaagaaaaacaaagccaaaaacaataacaatacattttcaCATTCATGGAAATCAATGGTATCCAAATATATCACCAGCTCTGTGCATCATGCCTCAGTTTGTTCCCCATTAACAAGTCCCATGCTAAGTGTTTGCTACTCCTAGACAGAAGATCATTGCAGTGTTTGCACTTAAGGAGGAAATGTAGAGGAGGCGTCCTCAAACTGTAAGGTAGCAGCTTGATTTAGTACAAGAAAAAAGCCAAACAAAGCACGTACAGATACATGACAGACATGCTCAGAAACTTGGACCAAAAGCTTCTGTTTTCATAACTTTGACATTCCCTTTACTTAAAGGAAGTGTCACATTTCCCTCTAGATCTCttcactgacacacagacacaagacGAAGACAGTAATGAGGATAATGAGGAGTTTAAATGGTGGGGAACAAGAGCTTGGGGGCTCATTATCTCCTGAGTGAGAGATGCAGCATGATGCACAAGAGTGTAAGGTCCAGTTTAACTCGGCCACAGAGATTTCTTATCCAATCTACAGGTCATGTCGTGGTGAGGAGTAGACACAGTGGGCGACTTAGCTTCAATGATTGGGCTTTGAACATGGCTGGTGTTGGTTAACGACTTGATTGGTAGAAATGAAATGGTACAGACATAAAAAGTACAATTAACAGTCCTTATTTTTCTGTTAGAACAGTATTAACCAGCTACACCCAGACTGACATCATAAAGCATCAAAAATTAACTAACTGGACACGTCACTCACTGCATCTAATTTGGGGGAAAACAATTTTACTGGTAAGGCTGGCTTAGTTGTTTTTACATTCATGGGAACAAGACTGATGACTAAGTACCACCTCGTACCACAGCGTGTTCACAGCCATGGCACAGAGACACAAGACACGTAGTACTTGAACTGTTTTACAATCAAGCTAAGGAAGGCACTGGATTCATGTTTCACCACATTAGGTTCTGATGCTCTCAGTCATCCATCTTGAAAAAggtaaaaatctaaaaatcttTTCTTGGAcatcatttgttttttgaaaaataaagtttgacatacttaaaaaaattattttttgcaCCTTTGACTCATTTTAGCAAGGGCGATTTTACAAAAAGGAATcgctattaaaaaaaatgaaaaaaatgcttATGGCATTTTGGTTATCAAGTACTTGATTGACACCGTTTGCACTAAAAATCTTGGAAAACATGAAGACATTAAGTATGGTTtttgtgcagagagagaaaaagaaaaatggggCCTTTGTGGCCTGGAAAAAACTGAAACTGAGAGGTTTACTGAAATGCTTTCAATCTGCTGAAAAAAGCAGAGACTGTAATGTGGCCATTAAAGAGGAAAAGACAcggaaaaaatataaattagtGCTCTGTGTTGACAAAACTACCAGAAGAGAGAAAGGacgaaaaaaaaaccaaaaataatattcttatatatgtacatacatggagaaaaaaaaaactaggtgGGTCACAGTGCTACCCATGTGGACAGGGATGTGTCTGTTACCAGAGGTGAAAGGACAGCGCTACATTTAACAGTGCCATCTCCACTGCGGTAAAAACAGCACTTATGGAAGTCAAAGTCCTCGCCTGCCAGCTGACATGATGAGTGGTCACTGGATGTCCAATCGGCTGTACTTCACGCCACGGTTCCACTGCAACGCTCGCCACGACAGCGGCAGCTGATAGTTACGAGGGACCGTGCCGGACACGTTCTCCTCAAAGTATTGGAACAGTCTGTACCACCACACCCGAGAGAATGGGTTACTCTGCGACGTCTCCTTCAGCGACTGAAATAAAAGACACGAGGAGTCGTTAAATGTTACAGCAAAGAAAAGTCTCCTCTATTTTGAACAGCTTGCCAGTTGTAAATATCTCTACAAAATATTGTCATATAGAGTCACAAACAGAAGCTGACAGGGTGAATTAGGCACAGTGTTGTCCTTGAGAAACAACttacagcaacaacaaccaGACAGAAATGTGATTAAACTTATTTGTTAAAGTAAAGATATCAAACAGTTGGGGAAATACTAACTTGCTCTTGTACCCTAAGAACACCGTTcccacagttaaacatggtggtgggagcattgtactgtggggctgttttgcagcctcaggcacagggagccttgttatggtgcatggcatcatggaaaaaaaaagttatgttgacattttgagggataatatgaagaactctgctcttagtctaggcttaggtcagcgctgggtcttccaacaagacaatcACCCAAAGCATATGTCAAAATTGgtccaacagttcttaaaggacaccaaaaccaaggtcctggagtggcctgcacagagcccagatctaaaccCTATGGAAAATCTGTGGctggtgctcaaagtgaatgtccatgatCAGAAACCCTGTACTTTGGACCAAGTAGCCAAACATTAACCTATTATTAACTTAAAGACTAAAACAACATGGGCGTTGTCTTCAAATCATGCAAGGTTAACTTGTTAACTTAATGGGTCTGCTCCCATATTAATCATTCATGTCAAAAAATGAATGCTGACAGAAAAGGATCTATTCATCTAAGTGAACAATGGACCCCTGATGTGTTTCCGCAACTGGACAATCCTTTGTTTACATGTGATGTGACAGGCAACACAACACAGATTCCAGTGAGTTAATTATAAGCTAAATAGCACCAGGTTTGATAGTGGCTAAATTCAGCGAATCAACCTTTGTGCTGACTGACTTCACAgtcttatcttttattttgattcagaacacaacagagagacaaagcTTGTACGACCTTGTTCTGAACTCACCTGCTGGTTGGCCATCGTGTGGTACCACCAAAAGAGGCGTGTTGTTATAAAGTACGCAACCACCACATCCACAGTGTAGTGGTCATGGGCCAGGAGGATGCAGAAAATCCCCACTGCGCTCAAGCTCCAGCAGAACCAGTGGTACCACCAGAACCGCCTGGGGGCATCTGGAATTGAAACATGAGAGTGAGCATAATCACGTATTGAGATATTAAGAAAACTTAATGTGCCATCAGGGTGGTGGGAAGAGAAATCAGGGCAGGCCTCAAAAGTTCAAAGAGCAGGAATACAGTATTATCCATGCTGTTCTCCTTTTGACCACTAAGTGTCACTGCTTTCCAAGCAGAAAACTGTTGAAGCACCATGTGAGTCAGCAGAGGAAGAACCGTAGCCTCAAAGACAGCTACAGAAACATCCTACATACTAAACATCCAGCAATCAGCCAAGCAGTTACAGCTCCATAACTTGTGACCTTTGTGCTCAGAGAAACGACaaagtgccttttttttttaccaaattaTGAGATAATGGAAATGTTTACTGAGGCACAGATCATGTGATTGTGTAATGGAGTAATGTCTTGACACGCTTGCATTAACGGGTTACCCGACATGTGACTGGACAGCAGAAGCGTTTCCTCTGAATTTCCTGTGTCTACATTTCCTGCTACTGCTAGGAGACGACGTGTTGTGAGAGTACAGCAGAATACCATTTATCAGTAAGACACAGATGGAAGTGAAAACTGTGGTGTGTGAGTGATGCCCACAGTTGTGAAATGGAGCATAAGCTGTCATAAATGTTGAAGTGTGTACGCGATTACAGCGAACAGGGTTGCCAAATGTATCAGCTGTCCATTAATGAATATAAAATCAGAGTTAGTAATGAGGCTTAGAGGTAAATTCATTCAGAGCTTTCTCACAAACTACAAAGACAAAGTGAAACTTACACTCCTTGATGAAGAGGTACGTTAGTGTCAACATGACAGTGTGACCGCTGTAGAGATAGTCTCCACACATGGTGTGTGAACCTGTGATGGAAAGACCTCCACCGGCAATCATCTTCATTATTCTCCTCGTCTGTGCCTCCCAGTTCCCGAGCAGCTAAAAAGACACACAGACGTTTACATAAatgagaaacacaagaacaacgACTGATAATAGAGGCTGGAGTCTGCATTGATTTAAAACCCCATCTCATTCAGATCAGATCATTCTACATTTCAGTTTTGATCACATTTACAGATTCTGATCTGATTTAGTCCGAGTAACAAGATTACCAACATCCTTTCATAAGacaaaatatatttacagtgggtacggaaagtattcataccccttcactttttctacattttgttatgttacagcctaattccaaaatggattacatttttttttccctaaACATTCTACACACACTACTcgataatgacaaagtgaaaaatgttttgtagacttttttgcaaatgaattaaaaataaaacacagcattCAAAGTTATTTCAAAGAGACAACAGTTATAAGCAGTCAAATAAGTACAATAAAGGAAACTAAAAATAAGAAGAAGCACTAAAAGAATGGCCGTTTGGAGGCATCCAGCACCAAAGTGTCTCATAATGTTCAAAATCCTTTTCTTCCATGTAAAACCATTTTCCATCAAACTATTAAGATAAGCTATTAAGATAAAGGCCATTAGATCCTGTTCAGCCATTAATCCTGTTAAGTGCAAATGCTCATGGAAAGTATTACTAAACATTGTATGTATTTCCAACACAGAGCTAGAACAGGATGTGAGTCTTTGACATGCGATCACTTCAACAATGTGTTTTGTTACAACATGAGTtaccaccaagcggcaacctccggccacgagaattgaagtgttaaaaactgcagtgtaGTAcccaaaaccacaaacacatcaatttaaaaaaagccgatcttcacagcagaaataaacatgtttacagcccagtttaaaaacaagtgtagtctggatagctcatttcttgatcggggggtgatttttttcataacgcggcaatttcaaagattttaagattacgagttttccattatgagaggcacagctgacttgattgacaggcgggaacactgtagctgttggcgaggacgctcaaagcccgcctctttacctcacacttcaaaacagcgcttcagaaacagatgggtgacgtcacagatactaggttcattatttataaagtctatggttacCACAAAAGGAATTAATTCAACAGCTTAACCAGAGAGTGTTTGAAGGTCAGAGGGTTAATTACGTGTCTTGTTCTTTAAACCTTTACACTGACCTTAACATTCACTGAAATGACCTTATTAATAACAATGGTTTGATTTGTAAATGGTCCCTAAACTCAGTGGTTCCTGAAGTCAAACAAGGCGATGGCATTTTCAGATCCTGCTAGTGGTGCTCTGAAATATTTTGTGTCCTAATAGAACATTCACAGATGCACAGATAACACACAGGCCGCAgctatttatctttttttctaattaaaaaacatgaacaacattGGATGACCCAGAAGAAATGCTTCACCTGACAGTAGCTCACACTGGAAGCAGAGATATAAACCGGCTTCATGCTGGAGGATTATTGCAACATTATTTAATGGGAATTACAAAAAAGTGAGGCATCATTTGACGTGCACGTATCTCATGCTTAGTGGTCAGCTGGGAGCACTCAAAGGCTTTCAGCTCACAAAATGAAATTATcgtttgctgatttttttttgtgtgcagcAGGATTGTGCCAAAAGCAgtcaagttaaaaaataaaaaataaaaaagaagagccTTTCATAATCAGCCAGTAGCCAGTGGAATGAAAGTGTGCTTATTTTACCTTTGGAGAGCATTTGAAGTGCATCCCAGGAACAGGCAGAGTGGTGATGTACATTGTAATACACCGGTACAGATAGAGTGTGCCCACAATGAAAAAGAACCGCCTGCCGATAATtgacctggaaaaaaaaaaaaaggaaagcacaTTATTATccagctggagttcagattcTAACTTCAACACTTTGGCTGAACAAACCTGACTGTACCTGTGCTTCAGCAGCATCCACTGTATCAGCCAGAGTGCCACCAGCAGCATACCGTTGATCTCACAGATGGAGAAGGCCCACTCCACCCTGTTGAACAGGTCAAAGAACTTATCCGGCAGTGGTGGAGTGTGCTCCTTTGGTGGTACTCTCTCGTGGACCACTGAGATGACCACAGTGGTCGTAACAAAGCACACCACAGCGTAGACGAAGGCTATGCCCGTCTTCCCCCACTCCGGGGGGAACGAGGAGCGTGCAGTCTCCATCGTCGGGATGGGGATGTGGACCATCTCCATCCTGAAGTCCTTCACCCCTAATGTGCCATTCCTCTGGGGCTTGACAGTTCCGTTTGGAAGTCCACCAGCGTGCCCATTCGCGTGCCCGTTTTTATGAGCCTCGATGTGATTCTCTATCCGCAGCGTCTCCAGTCGCTCTAACAGTTGCTGCCCGCCATCAGATGACACCAGTGAGAGGGGAGGCGCCTGGAAATCTGCCTCTGAGAGCCTGAGCAGAGCGGGACCCCCTGTCTCACGTAGGACATCTATGTACTCCGGCATCCCCTCTTTGCTCAGCCACTCA
This genomic interval from Notolabrus celidotus isolate fNotCel1 chromosome 4, fNotCel1.pri, whole genome shotgun sequence contains the following:
- the zgc:91976 gene encoding phosphatidylcholine:ceramide cholinephosphotransferase 1, encoding MKKVALWSAGDVSEWLSKEGMPEYIDVLRETGGPALLRLSEADFQAPPLSLVSSDGGQQLLERLETLRIENHIEAHKNGHANGHAGGLPNGTVKPQRNGTLGVKDFRMEMVHIPIPTMETARSSFPPEWGKTGIAFVYAVVCFVTTTVVISVVHERVPPKEHTPPLPDKFFDLFNRVEWAFSICEINGMLLVALWLIQWMLLKHRSIIGRRFFFIVGTLYLYRCITMYITTLPVPGMHFKCSPKLLGNWEAQTRRIMKMIAGGGLSITGSHTMCGDYLYSGHTVMLTLTYLFIKEYAPRRFWWYHWFCWSLSAVGIFCILLAHDHYTVDVVVAYFITTRLFWWYHTMANQQSLKETSQSNPFSRVWWYRLFQYFEENVSGTVPRNYQLPLSWRALQWNRGVKYSRLDIQ